In Shinella zoogloeoides, the genomic window GACCTGGACGGCCTGGCGCAGCTCCTTCTTCGTCAGCAGGCCTTCCTTCATGTTCATGTTCATGGAGGCCCAGCCGGTGTTCTCGTAGATGACGGGCTTGGCCTTGCCGCTCGCCTCGACGCGCTCATAGGCGCTGACCGGAAGCGAATCGGCAAAGTCGAACTGGCCGGAGATCAGGCCTTCGACGCGGGTATTGGCGTCCGGTACCGGTACGAAGCGGATTTCCTTGGCGATGGCCTCGCGCTTGCCGGCATAGTTGCTCGGCTCGCCTTCGGGCGACTTGTAGCCGTCGAAGCGGACGAGCTGGGTGTACTGGTCTGGCTTGCGCTCCTTCAGGGCATAGGGGCCGGTGCCGACGAATTCGGTCAGCGTGTCGGCGATCTTTTCCGAGGGCATGATGACCGAGGCCTGCGAGAAGGTCGCCAGCAGCGGCGCGTAGCGCGACTTCAGCTTGACGACGACCATGTTGGCGCCGTCCTCGGTGATGCTCTCGACGACTTCGGCAACCTGCTTGCCCTTGGAATTGACCGCCATCCAGCGCGTCAGCGAGGCGGTGACGTCCTTGGCGTCGAGGTCGCTGCCGTCGTGGAACTTCACGCCTTCACGCAGCGGGATGCGGTAGGTGAGGCCGTCCTCGGAGATCTCGGGCTGGGCGGCCGCCAGCAGCGGCACGGAGCGCCACTCGTTGTCATAGGTGTAGAGCGTCTCGAAGATGTGCTGGTCGATGGTCAGCACGATGTCGGTCGCCGTCTGCATCACGTCGAGCGTCGGCGGCTCGCCGATGGTGGCGACGGTCAGGACGCCGTCCGTGGTCTGGGCGATGGCGAGGCTGCTGGTGCCGGCGGCCAGCGCCGCCAGGGTTGCGAGGATGATTGCGTTTTTCATTGTATTCCTCCGTTTTCAAAGCTCTTGCGCCGGCTCCCGTCCGGCTGGGTGGTTCAGGTCTCGAGGCCGAGCGGATCGGCGACACGCGGCCACAGGTCGAGCCGCGCCTTGCGGTAGGCCGTCGTGGCGGGATCCGTCGGATAGGAGGTTGGGGCGGCGACGTAGACGATCTCGGAGGAGATCGGCTGGAAGCCGGCATGGAAATGGTTGGTCGACTTCACCAGCAGGAAGGCCTTCTTGGTGAAGTCCACGCCCTGGTTGGAGAAGATGTCTGGCTCGTAGGTCTGGGTGCGGCTGGTGATCAGCACGATGTCGATGGTCGTGCCGAGCGGGCGTACCACGGCGGCCGCGCCGAGCGTCACGCGGCTGTTGCGGAAACTCTGCCAGCCGGCGTCGAACACGGCCCGGACGGTAACCCGCAGGTCCAGCGGCTCGCCGCCTTCCGGGCCGGACTTGCCGCCAAAGCGCAAGGCGAGTTCCGCGCCTTCGCCCGCCGCATGGCAGAAGGTAACGGCGATGGGATCCCAGATGGTCGCGACCGCGACGTCCTCGAAGCCGCGCTCGATCATGCGGCGCAGGATGAAGGTGGCGTCGCCCGCGACGCCGCCGCCCGGATTGTCCCAGACGTCGGCGATGACCACCGGCACGTCCGGCCGCGCGGCGCGCACGGCGAGCGCCCGGTCGAGCCCAGCCTCGGTGTCGAACATCGGCATGGCGGTCTGCCGGCGCATGCCGTAGAGCTCGTGGCCGAGTTTTTCGGCGAGCGCGTCGCCCTTCGCCTTGTCGCCATCCGTGACGACGACAATGCGCGTGCCCATGTCCGGCACGTCGCCGGCCATGAAGCCGTGGATGACGGAGGCCGAGAGAATGCCGTCCTTGCCTTCCATCGCCTTCAGCCGGTCGACATAGGCGCGCATCGGCTCGCGGCTCGTCGGGTAGATCGTGATCATGCGGCAGTCGAAGGTGGAGACGACGGGCTTGATCTCGCCGCGCAGCGTCCGCAGCGCCAGTTCCACCACATGCTCGCCGCGCTCCTCGAAATCCGTATGCGGGAATTCGAGGAAGGTCGCCATGATATCGAGATTGGCGACGCGCTTGGCCGTCAGGTGGCTGTGCGGGTCGAATTCGACGGCGATCAGCACGTCCGGTCCGACAAGATCGCGGATGCGGGCCAGGAAATCGCCTTCCGGGTCGTCATAGCCCTGCGCCACCATCGCGCCGTGCAGGCCGAGCACGACCGCGTCGACCGGAAGGGCGTCCTTGAGTTCGCCGATGATCCGGTCGCGCAGCGTCTCGTAGGTCTGCCGCTGGATGAGGCCGGCCGGCTCGGCCCAGCAGGACGTGCCCTCGATGACGGTGAAACCCTCCGCCCGGCCGCGCCGGCGCAGGATCGGCACGACGGAGGAGCAGAGCGTCGGCGTGTCGGGATGCTCGCCCGGACCGGCATAGAAGGCGGCCTTGAAGGCATTCATATCCGTCGGAACGGGCGAGAAGGTGTTGGTCTCGGTGGCGAGCGATGCCGTGAAGATACGCATATGTCCGTTCCGAATGGGTTCTGGTGTCCGCATGCACGCCGGCACCGGCGCCGCCTTCGCGTCCGCCTGCCAGCCCGAAAGCTATCCGCCGTGTTCCGGATGAATGTTCCCGTCGATTGCTTCATCGCTTGGCGATGTAATTTGTTTTCCAGATGATGCGATAATTTCACAAAAAGTCAACATATGGACGCGCTATGAAGAAAATATATGTAATCTGTTTTCACATTGGCTGATTTTGGAGAAAGATTTTCACGGCTCTCCAAAGTGCTGAATCGCTTTTTTTGCCTGCTCCCCGATGAATCAGTCTTGTTTATCCAGCGGTTTTGGGTGGAAGGTCGCCGCTGCGGGCTCGTTTGATGCGCGAGCGGCAGAGAGGAACGTGAAAATGATGAGGCTTCCAAGCCGAGAAAATTACAACGGGTCCTTCTGTTTGGAGTGTCGCTGAAGCGAAAATGCAGGAGAAGCGATGAAATTTTATCAAGCCGGCTGGCATATGCGACCCAAAGCGGCCGGCAGATTTCCGTTAATCGGCCATTGTCTGATGCCGGCTCTGTGTTATGACTTGAAATGTTGAAATTCGTTTTCACGAGCGTTACGGCAATCGCGAAGATTTCGCGGGCGGGGGATCTGATGGACCTTTTTCACGCATTGTCGGATGAGGGAAACAGGCTGTCGGGCCTCGACCGCAAGCTCGCGCAGCTCGCTCTCGACGACGTGGATTTCGTCATGAACGCCTCGATCGGCGATCTTGCCGAGCGCGCCGGCGTCTCGCCGCCGACGGTCACGCGCTTCTGCCGCCGGCTGGGCTGCCGGGGCTTTCCGGATTTCAAGGTGCAGCTCGCCAAGCTGGCCTATGTGGGCCTGCGCTACGTCAAGCCGGAAGTGCCGACCGAAACGCCGGAAGAGGTCGCGGCCGATATCATCGCCAAGGCGCAGAACGCGCTGTTCCAGCTTCATCGCCAGATCGATCTTTCCGCGCTGGAGACGGCCGCCCGCCTGCTGCGCGGGGCCGACTTCATCCAGGCCTTCGGGGCGAGCGGCAATTCCGCGATGATCGTCAACGAGCTGCACAACCGGCTCTTCCGGCTCGGGTGCCGCATCCATGCGTCCAACGACCACAACATGAATGCGATGCTTTCGGCAGCGGCACAGCCTGGCACCGTGGTCTTCGGCTCGTCCTTCACCGGGCGCGATCCGGCGCTCGTCCATTGCCTGGAGCTGCTTCGCCAGCGCGGCGTGCCGACGGTTGTCGTCACCCAGAGCGGATCCCCGGTTGCGGCGGCGGCCGATGTTGTCGTCGCCGTCGACCTGCCGGAAGGCAAGAACATCTTCCGCCCCACCTCCACGCGCTTTGCCTATCTTGCCGTCATCGACATGCTGGCGAACCTCGTCGCCTATGCCGATCGCAACAAGTCTTTGAAAACGCTGCGCAGCATCAAGGAGGAACTGGTGAGCCGCCGCGACGGCGACGACCGCCAGCTCCTCGGGGATTGATCCCCTAGCGGTGCGCCGCCGCTCGATTGTCCGCGCGATCGCGATGATGCCGGCGGTCACGCTTGATGAAAATTACGCCGACAAAGCGGAAAATGATGCCATTTGGGCACGTCCATTGCCAAAACCACGTAAGAGCTTGACAAAAGACGCCGATTTCCTTGCGGCACAGCGCGCAAATAAATTATACCGTTTTTATATGTTTTTCGCACTTCGGTGCCTAGAATGAGCCGGAATCGCCCGTCAATGGGTGGACCGATCGATCTTCCGAAGAAGACGATAAAACCGCCGGACGCGCCGTGCGTCCACGCCGCCGCATAGCCGATGGAAAGCAGGCTGAGATGCTGACGAAAAAGGGAAAATACGGATTGAAGGCCCTCGTGGACCTCGCGCGCCTTGCGCCGGGCGAAACGGCGTTCGTCAGCGAGATCGCCCTGCGCAACAACATTCCGAAGAAGTTCCTCGATACGATCCTGCTGGAACTGCGCAATGCCGGCATGCTGCGCTCGAAGAAGGGCCCGGGCGGCGGCTATTCGCTTTCGCATCCGGCCTCCGAAATCCGCATCGGCCACGCCATACGCGTGCTTGACGGCCCGCTGGCGCCGATCCGCTGTGCGAGCCGCACGGCCTACGAGGCTTGCGAGGACTGTGCGGATCCGGAGGCCTGTCAGGTCCGCCGGGCGATGACGGAGGTTCGCGACGCCATCGCCTCCATCCTCGACACGTTGACGCTCGAACAGTTCGTCGCCGTGCCGGGCGCCGCCGCGATGATCGAGGAAGAGACACTGGAGAAGCGGGTCGGCTGATCCGCGATACTAAGCGTCCAGTTCCGGATAGTGGCGAAAAAGATCGTTCTCGTTCGGAGCGATCCGCCTTTCGCTCGCCAGATAGGCCGCGATGTTCGGCAGCTCGGCGACATCAGCGCAGACGGCGTTGACCTTGCCATAGTTCGGGCCCAGTCGGTTCATCAGCTTTGGAAAGGCATAGGTCAGCCCGCTCATCGCCTGAAAAATCGAAAGATCGGCATAGGTCAGGCGATCGCCGACAAGGTGGGCCGGGCCTTCGGGGTTCTTCTCCAGGATGGTTTCGAACCAGCCGAGAAATTTCGGCACGCGCTCCTCGCGAAATTCCTTCGCCCGCCGCAGCGATTCCGGCTTCTGGTCTTCGTAATATTGCCCGGCGCCGATCGGGTGATGGACATCGTGCGCCTCCAGCACGAAATCCGCGATGGTGAGCTGGATCTGGTGCGTCCACAGGCGCAGCCGCTCGTCCTTCGGCGCAAGGTCGAGCTTGTCGCCCAGATAAAGGAGGATCGCGGCGACCTGGCCGACGACTAGCGTGCCGTCCTTCAGGAAGGGCGGCGCGAAGGACGGTGTCGCCACCTGCTTTCCCACTGCCGCGATGACGCCGTCGCCTTCTTCCCGCGCGACGTCCCTATACGGGGCCGCTGCCGCTTCCAGCGCCAGCCGGACATATTCGCCTCGGCCCTGAATGCCGGTCCAGTAATAGAGTTCATAGGTCATGGCGGGGAAATGCCCTTGGCGTTGCTGCGGTTCCGATCCTCGATGACTACACCTCGACCGGCCTGACGATCTGGCCGTTGACGCCGAAGACGCGGCGGTATCGCTCGATCTCCGCCGGGTCGCCCGTTGCCTTGAGAGGATTGTCGGAGAGCTTGACGGCCGGCCGGCCGTTGGCGCTCGTCACCTTGCAGACGAGGGAGATCGGGTCGAGGCCGTTGCCGCCGTCAGGGTCGCAACCCCGGAAATCATTGGTCAGGTTGGTGCCCCAGCCGAAGCTCATGCGTACGCGGCCGTGGAAATGGCGGTACGTCTCCTCGATCGTATCGACATCCATGCCGTCCGAGAAGATCAGCAGCTTTTCACGCGGGTCGCGTCCCTTTTCGCGCCACCAGTCGATGATCTGCTCCCCGCCGGCAATGGGCGGTGCGCTGTCCGGCCGGAAGCCCGTCCAGTCCGCCACCCAATCGGGCGCATTGGCGAGGAAGGCGGGCGTGCCGAAGGCATCGGGCAGCGCGATCAGCAGGTTGCCGTTGTAATGCTGCCGCCATTCCTCCAGCACCTGGTAGGGCGCGAGGGCGAGGGCTTCGTCCCCCTCCGCCAGCGCTGCGGCGACCATCGGCAGTTCGTGCGCATTGGTGCCGATCGCCTCCAGATCGGCGTCCATGGCAAGCAGGACGTTGGAGGTGCCGATGAAACGATCGCCGAGCCCTTCCTTCAGCGCTTCCACGCACCAGCGCTGCCACAGGAAACCGTGGCGCCGCCGTGTGCCGAAATCGGAAATGACGAGGTCGGGAAGCT contains:
- a CDS encoding ABC transporter substrate-binding protein, whose product is MKNAIILATLAALAAGTSSLAIAQTTDGVLTVATIGEPPTLDVMQTATDIVLTIDQHIFETLYTYDNEWRSVPLLAAAQPEISEDGLTYRIPLREGVKFHDGSDLDAKDVTASLTRWMAVNSKGKQVAEVVESITEDGANMVVVKLKSRYAPLLATFSQASVIMPSEKIADTLTEFVGTGPYALKERKPDQYTQLVRFDGYKSPEGEPSNYAGKREAIAKEIRFVPVPDANTRVEGLISGQFDFADSLPVSAYERVEASGKAKPVIYENTGWASMNMNMKEGLLTKKELRQAVQVALNPNDMMLAAFSDERFFSVDASIFPKGSLWYTEAGVARYGEGDPEAAAKLLSDAGYDGTPLRLMTSRQYEFHYKIGEVAKAYLEAAGFKVDLQVVDWATLTTRRADPKEWDIFITHSNFPGDPTTINTITDTYPGWYVSEQKAAAVSTYMNAVSDADKQKAWEGIQTVIYDDAPLFKVGNFNAVTGVAAGIEDYTPTYWPHFWNVTPKK
- a CDS encoding M81 family metallopeptidase, producing the protein MRIFTASLATETNTFSPVPTDMNAFKAAFYAGPGEHPDTPTLCSSVVPILRRRGRAEGFTVIEGTSCWAEPAGLIQRQTYETLRDRIIGELKDALPVDAVVLGLHGAMVAQGYDDPEGDFLARIRDLVGPDVLIAVEFDPHSHLTAKRVANLDIMATFLEFPHTDFEERGEHVVELALRTLRGEIKPVVSTFDCRMITIYPTSREPMRAYVDRLKAMEGKDGILSASVIHGFMAGDVPDMGTRIVVVTDGDKAKGDALAEKLGHELYGMRRQTAMPMFDTEAGLDRALAVRAARPDVPVVIADVWDNPGGGVAGDATFILRRMIERGFEDVAVATIWDPIAVTFCHAAGEGAELALRFGGKSGPEGGEPLDLRVTVRAVFDAGWQSFRNSRVTLGAAAVVRPLGTTIDIVLITSRTQTYEPDIFSNQGVDFTKKAFLLVKSTNHFHAGFQPISSEIVYVAAPTSYPTDPATTAYRKARLDLWPRVADPLGLET
- a CDS encoding MurR/RpiR family transcriptional regulator; the protein is MDLFHALSDEGNRLSGLDRKLAQLALDDVDFVMNASIGDLAERAGVSPPTVTRFCRRLGCRGFPDFKVQLAKLAYVGLRYVKPEVPTETPEEVAADIIAKAQNALFQLHRQIDLSALETAARLLRGADFIQAFGASGNSAMIVNELHNRLFRLGCRIHASNDHNMNAMLSAAAQPGTVVFGSSFTGRDPALVHCLELLRQRGVPTVVVTQSGSPVAAAADVVVAVDLPEGKNIFRPTSTRFAYLAVIDMLANLVAYADRNKSLKTLRSIKEELVSRRDGDDRQLLGD
- a CDS encoding RrF2 family transcriptional regulator, with the protein product MLTKKGKYGLKALVDLARLAPGETAFVSEIALRNNIPKKFLDTILLELRNAGMLRSKKGPGGGYSLSHPASEIRIGHAIRVLDGPLAPIRCASRTAYEACEDCADPEACQVRRAMTEVRDAIASILDTLTLEQFVAVPGAAAMIEEETLEKRVG
- a CDS encoding glutathione S-transferase, whose amino-acid sequence is MTYELYYWTGIQGRGEYVRLALEAAAAPYRDVAREEGDGVIAAVGKQVATPSFAPPFLKDGTLVVGQVAAILLYLGDKLDLAPKDERLRLWTHQIQLTIADFVLEAHDVHHPIGAGQYYEDQKPESLRRAKEFREERVPKFLGWFETILEKNPEGPAHLVGDRLTYADLSIFQAMSGLTYAFPKLMNRLGPNYGKVNAVCADVAELPNIAAYLASERRIAPNENDLFRHYPELDA
- the pncB gene encoding nicotinate phosphoribosyltransferase, which encodes MAVNDIATRTYDHNFRLDPIVRSLLDTDFYKLLMLQMIRQLHPDVNATFSLINRTTSVRLADIIDEGELRAQLDHARSVRFTKKELIWLAGNSFYGRSRMFGPDFIAWLSAFQLPDYELRKADGQYELHFDGPWTHTTMWEIPALAIINEMKSRAAMRERGRFTLDVLYARAKARLWEKVERLRQLPDLVISDFGTRRRHGFLWQRWCVEALKEGLGDRFIGTSNVLLAMDADLEAIGTNAHELPMVAAALAEGDEALALAPYQVLEEWRQHYNGNLLIALPDAFGTPAFLANAPDWVADWTGFRPDSAPPIAGGEQIIDWWREKGRDPREKLLIFSDGMDVDTIEETYRHFHGRVRMSFGWGTNLTNDFRGCDPDGGNGLDPISLVCKVTSANGRPAVKLSDNPLKATGDPAEIERYRRVFGVNGQIVRPVEV